One window from the genome of Vidua chalybeata isolate OUT-0048 chromosome 3, bVidCha1 merged haplotype, whole genome shotgun sequence encodes:
- the LOC128786268 gene encoding gamma-aminobutyric acid receptor subunit rho-2 produces MPYFTKLLLLIFCLALLVESRKHRRRRWTTHLDVQRASHIFKKNRDLTKARKGKTEQLLRVDEHDFTMRPAFGGPAIPVGVDVQVESLDSISEVDMDFTMTLYLRHYWKDERLSFPSTNNKSMTFDGRLVKKIWVPDVFFVHSKRSFIHDTTTDNIMLRVFPDGHVLYSMRVTVTAMCNMDFSHFPLDSQTCSLELESYAYTDEDLMLYWKNGNESLKTDEKISLSQFLIQKFHTTSRLAFYSSTGWYNRLYINFTLRRHIFFFLLQTYFPATLMVMLSWVSFWIDRRAVPARVSLGITTVLTMSTIITGVNASMPRVSYIKAVDIYLWVSFVFVFLSVLEYAAVNYLTTVQERKERKLRERFSCSCGIPHSKTMMLDGNYSESDANSLAGYTRNQMVPEEEKPEKMVVHLAMSNESNSSRKRGLKGHVGLRIIQNTHAIDKYSRLIFPGTYIFFNLIYWSVFS; encoded by the exons ATGCCTTATTTCACAAAACTCCTTTTATTAATCTTCTGCTTAGCTCTTCTTGTGGAAAGCAGGaagcacaggaggaggaggtggacGACCCATCTGGATGTGCAGAGGGCAAG TCACATCTTTAAGAAGAATCGTGACTTGACCAAAGCCAGGAAGGGAAAGACGGAGCAGCTTCTCAGAGTCGATGAACACGACTTCACCATGCGGCCGGCCTTCGGAG GCCCTGCAATTCCTGTTGGGGTGGATGTGCAAGTTGAAAGCTTGGACAGTATTTCTGAGGTTGACATG GATTTCACCATGACCCTGTACTTAAGGCACTACTGGAAGGATGAGCGTCTCTCGTTTCCCAGCACCAACAACAAGAGCATGACCTTTGATGGCAGGCTGGTGAAGAAGATCTGGGTCCCTGATGTCTTCTTCGTGCATTCTAAGAGGTCCTTCATTCATGACACCACCACGGACAACATCATGCTGCGAGTGTTCCCCGATGGGCACGTCCTCTACAGCATGAG GGTCACAGTGACAGCAATGTGCAACATGGACTTCAGCCACTTCCCCCTGGACTCTCAGACATGTTCTCTGGAGCTGGAAAGCT ATGCTTACACTGATGAAGATCTGATGCTGTATTGGAAAAACGGGAATGAATCTCtgaaaactgatgaaaaaatttctttgtcTCAGTTTTTGATACAGAAATTCCACACCACTTCAAGACTGGCTTTCTACAGTAGCACAG GGTGGTACAATCGCCTCTATATAAACTTCACGTTACGCCGACAcatcttcttcttcctgctccaaACCTACTTCCCTGCCACTCTCATGGTCATGTTGTCCTGGGTGTCCTTCTGGATCGACCGACGAGCAGTTCCTGCCAGAGTCTCTTTGG GGATAACCACTGTGCTGACCATGTCCACGATCATCACTGGGGTGAATGCCTCCATGCCTCGTGTTTCCTACATCAAAGCAGTGGACATTTACCTGTGGGTCAGTTTTGTGTTTGTCTTCCTCTCGGTGTTGGAATACGCGGCTGTGAATTACCTGACAACGGTGCAAGAGCGGAAGGAGAGGAAACTGCGGGAGAGG TTTTCCTGTTCATGTGGAATACCTCACTCGAAAACTATGATGCTGGATGGAAACTACAGTGAATCTGATGCCAACAGCCTGGCAGGGTATACAAGAAACCAGATGGTaccagaagaggaaaaaccagaaaagatgGTTGTGCATCTAGCTATGAGCAATGAATCTAATTCATCAAGGAAGAGAGGCCTGAAGGGCCACGTGGGCTTGCGCATCATCCAGAACACCCATGCAATTGATAAATATTCAAGGTTAATATTCCCAGGCacctatatattttttaatttgatatATTGGTCTGTATTTAGCTAA